One genomic region from Nitrospirota bacterium encodes:
- a CDS encoding polysaccharide biosynthesis protein — MTPAGHSHKNGNKEGRAGMKSIASNTLQFLRDFIISNRRVIVIIVHLAQAALANYLAFFIRFDTVIPHEYFNMLVYYLPALLAIRLVFYIQAGLYKDIWKYSSIRDMVKIIKSVTVGSLLFYIAIRYLIGNTSYPQSIYILDGLLLIIISSGSRLFIRVFKEYLHSQHLGKRILIVGAGDAGVKIFRDIKNNPKSYYEPIGFIDDDPYKKGLVIHGVPIFGPISMIPYIIETNKPDEILITISSNNNDNIRKIYELCKSYNVLIKKLPGINDILEGNIAMAVKLGQQLVEANIVTEDKVQQALELQKKEGGRLGSKLIKLGHISEENLVSFLNKHLGISHIKPISLEDLLQREPVRHDIESVRNFIKGKSVLVTGAGGSIGSELCRQITKYHPASLVLMDRYENTLFSIDHELRCNDGNGNGKSQCNIVAAIGDIVDPVTLEYIFSKHKPQIVFHAAAHKHVPLMEYNPIEAVKNNILGTRNLLDAASRHYAESFVMISTDKAINPTSIMGATKRVAELLTLNKKSASGTKFTTVRFGNVLGSNGSVVPIFKEQLKKGGPITVTHPDMKRFFMLIPEAVQLVLLAASSGNGGEIFVLDMGHQIKINDLAESIIRLSGFIPHKEIKIMYTGLRPGEKLYEELFDVSEKIIPTFHKKLRIAVPGPLPIENLNEYISEFEGIVSNYAVDSIIPAIQKVVPNYGNGNMSYAEHHIGV; from the coding sequence ATGACACCAGCCGGTCACTCCCATAAAAACGGGAATAAGGAAGGCAGGGCAGGCATGAAGAGTATTGCAAGCAATACACTCCAGTTCTTAAGAGACTTCATCATCAGCAACAGGCGCGTCATTGTCATCATCGTTCATCTTGCACAAGCCGCACTGGCAAATTACCTGGCATTTTTTATCAGGTTCGATACAGTCATCCCGCATGAGTATTTCAATATGCTGGTGTATTATCTCCCCGCCCTGTTGGCGATACGCCTTGTTTTTTATATTCAGGCGGGCCTCTATAAAGACATCTGGAAGTATTCAAGCATACGCGACATGGTCAAGATCATAAAATCCGTGACCGTCGGGAGCCTCTTGTTCTATATTGCAATCAGGTATTTGATCGGCAATACATCATATCCTCAGTCCATATATATACTTGACGGGTTGCTGCTCATAATTATTTCAAGCGGCAGCCGGCTTTTCATACGGGTATTCAAGGAATATCTGCACTCCCAGCATCTGGGAAAAAGAATACTTATCGTCGGCGCGGGAGATGCCGGAGTGAAAATTTTCAGGGATATAAAAAATAATCCTAAATCATACTATGAGCCCATAGGTTTTATTGATGACGATCCTTACAAGAAAGGGCTCGTGATTCACGGTGTCCCGATCTTCGGCCCGATCAGCATGATCCCCTATATTATTGAGACAAACAAGCCGGATGAAATTTTAATCACTATTTCCTCAAACAATAACGACAACATCAGGAAGATATATGAATTATGCAAGTCATACAACGTCCTGATCAAAAAGCTGCCGGGTATAAACGATATACTCGAAGGCAATATCGCCATGGCTGTAAAACTCGGGCAGCAGCTGGTCGAAGCCAATATAGTAACGGAAGATAAAGTGCAGCAGGCCCTTGAACTGCAAAAAAAGGAAGGCGGAAGGCTTGGCTCAAAGCTTATTAAACTCGGTCATATTTCTGAAGAGAACCTTGTGTCGTTCCTCAATAAGCATCTCGGCATTTCACATATAAAACCGATCTCGCTCGAAGACCTCCTGCAGAGAGAACCGGTAAGACATGATATTGAATCCGTGAGGAACTTCATCAAAGGCAAATCCGTGCTGGTGACCGGCGCGGGAGGCTCTATCGGGTCGGAGCTTTGCAGGCAGATAACAAAGTATCATCCGGCAAGCCTTGTCCTGATGGACAGATACGAAAACACCCTGTTCAGTATTGACCATGAGTTGAGGTGTAATGATGGAAACGGCAACGGGAAATCCCAGTGCAATATTGTGGCGGCAATCGGAGATATTGTTGACCCGGTGACACTGGAATATATATTTTCAAAGCATAAACCACAGATCGTTTTCCACGCGGCCGCCCACAAGCATGTGCCGCTTATGGAATATAATCCGATTGAGGCTGTAAAGAACAATATACTTGGCACCAGGAACCTCCTTGATGCCGCATCGAGACATTACGCGGAGAGTTTCGTGATGATATCAACGGACAAGGCCATAAACCCAACCAGCATTATGGGGGCCACAAAACGCGTGGCCGAGTTATTGACCCTGAACAAAAAATCCGCTTCAGGCACGAAATTTACCACTGTCAGGTTCGGAAATGTCCTCGGAAGCAACGGAAGCGTGGTCCCTATCTTCAAGGAACAGCTAAAGAAAGGCGGCCCGATAACCGTGACACATCCCGATATGAAGAGGTTTTTTATGCTCATCCCTGAAGCAGTCCAGCTTGTTCTGCTGGCAGCTTCATCAGGAAACGGCGGTGAGATATTTGTACTTGATATGGGACACCAGATTAAGATAAACGACCTTGCTGAAAGCATCATAAGACTTTCAGGTTTTATTCCTCACAAGGAGATCAAGATAATGTACACCGGTCTGAGGCCCGGTGAAAAGCTGTATGAAGAACTTTTTGACGTATCTGAAAAAATAATTCCCACTTTCCATAAAAAACTCAGGATAGCCGTACCCGGTCCCCTGCCCATTGAAAACCTCAATGAATATATTTCAGAATTTGAGGGCATTGTTTCCAATTATGCTGTTGACAGCATAATTCCCGCCATCCAAAAAGTTGTGCCGAATTATGGCAATGGCAACATGTCATATGCCGAGCATCATATAGGGGTGTAA